In a single window of the Natronosalvus caseinilyticus genome:
- a CDS encoding DUF7470 family protein, which translates to MRKNLGPLGILGVILAIAGIALIATQNYLIAGGLALMLIGVALVVKSLVTGVLQSFGMV; encoded by the coding sequence ATGCGCAAAAATCTCGGTCCGCTCGGGATCCTCGGCGTGATCCTCGCGATCGCCGGAATCGCCCTGATCGCCACCCAGAATTACCTGATCGCTGGCGGCCTCGCCCTCATGCTCATCGGGGTCGCCCTCGTCGTCAAGTCGCTGGTGACGGGCGTGCTCCAGTCGTTCGGGATGGTCTAG
- a CDS encoding nicotinate phosphoribosyltransferase translates to MSNPFGIVPDEAILEGRATDAYFERTRATLEHANRNPRVVAEVTADQFPTGEFEVFAGVHDVATLFEGRDVDVDALPEGTLFDGGPVMRIEGPYLEFAELETSLLGFLSQPSGFATAALEARFAAPDSQVLSFGARHVHPAIAGSVERSALLAGLDGFSHVAAGDILEREAGGTMPHALLLIFGEGNQDDAWTAFDEAVPEDVPRVALVDTFWDESTETLLAAETLGDRLDGVRLDTTGSRRGDFRHIAREVRWELDARGREDVDIFCSGGLTPETIRELRDVADGFGIGSYVTGADSVDFALDIVEIEGEMTSKRGKLSGDKQVYRTAEGGHEVRLADQPVPENGDALLEPLVRDGEIVREADLEAATERCLADAEAVGFRNDG, encoded by the coding sequence ATGTCGAATCCGTTCGGAATCGTCCCCGACGAGGCCATCCTCGAGGGACGAGCCACCGACGCCTACTTCGAGCGCACGCGGGCGACCCTCGAGCACGCGAATCGAAATCCCCGCGTCGTCGCGGAAGTGACGGCCGACCAGTTTCCAACAGGGGAGTTCGAGGTCTTCGCGGGCGTCCACGACGTCGCGACGCTCTTCGAGGGCCGCGACGTGGACGTCGACGCCCTCCCCGAGGGCACGCTGTTCGACGGCGGTCCGGTCATGCGCATCGAGGGACCGTACCTCGAGTTCGCGGAACTCGAGACCTCCCTGCTGGGCTTTCTCTCCCAGCCCAGCGGGTTCGCGACGGCGGCGCTCGAGGCCCGATTCGCCGCGCCCGACTCCCAGGTCCTCTCGTTCGGCGCGCGCCACGTCCACCCCGCTATCGCCGGGAGCGTCGAACGCTCGGCCCTGCTCGCCGGACTCGACGGCTTCTCCCACGTCGCCGCGGGCGACATCCTCGAGCGCGAGGCCGGGGGGACGATGCCCCACGCGCTGCTGTTGATCTTCGGTGAGGGGAACCAGGACGACGCCTGGACAGCCTTCGACGAGGCCGTCCCCGAGGACGTCCCTCGAGTCGCCCTAGTCGACACCTTCTGGGACGAGAGCACCGAGACCCTGCTCGCCGCCGAGACCCTCGGGGACCGCCTCGACGGGGTTCGCCTGGATACCACGGGCTCACGACGTGGCGACTTCCGGCACATCGCCCGCGAGGTCCGCTGGGAACTCGACGCCCGCGGTCGCGAGGACGTCGACATCTTCTGTAGCGGCGGGCTGACCCCGGAGACGATTCGGGAACTCCGGGACGTCGCCGACGGCTTCGGCATTGGGAGCTACGTGACGGGCGCCGACAGCGTCGACTTCGCGCTCGACATCGTCGAAATCGAGGGCGAGATGACCTCGAAACGCGGGAAGCTCTCGGGGGACAAGCAGGTCTACCGCACCGCCGAGGGCGGCCACGAGGTCCGGCTGGCTGACCAGCCCGTTCCCGAGAACGGCGATGCGCTGCTCGAGCCGTTGGTTCGCGACGGCGAGATTGTCCGCGAGGCGGACCTCGAGGCGGCGACCGAGCGGTGTCTCGCCGATGCGGAAGCGGTCGGGTTCAGGAACGACGGCTGA